Within Hydrogenophaga sp. PAMC20947, the genomic segment GCGATCGTGCCGTTCTTTATCCACTACACGCAGGGATTCAGCTCCGCGCAGCGCAAGCGCACTATCCTCACCGCCTCCTTCAGCGCCTTCGTCGTGATCGCGATCTGCGCGATTCTTGGTCTGCAAATTCTCGAATTTTTTGGCATTTCATTGGCCAGTTTTCAAGTCGGGGGGGGCCTTCTACTGCTGACCTCGGCACTCTCCATGCTCAACGCGCAGCCTGCGGAAGCCAAGGTGACCCAGGAAGAAATGGACGACGCGTCCGCCGCCCGCACCTCGGTGGCCGTGGTTCCGCTGACCATCCCTTTGCTCACCGGACCTGCCGCGATGTCCACGGTGGTGATTTACGCCGACCAGGCCAAAACCTTCTTCCAGCACGCCGCTCTGGTGGGCTACGGGGTAGTGATTGCGCTGGCGACTGCGGTGTGCTTCGCGCTGGCCAAACCCATCGCCCGATTTCTGGGTCAGACCGGGATCAACGTGATGACGCGTCTGATGGGTTTGATTTTGGCTGCGCTATCGGTCGAGGTCATGGCCGCTGGACTGATGAAGCTCTTTCCGGCGCTGGCCGGATAAACACCCCCACGCTCCACCGCGTTGCGGGTCGCTGCCCCCCGAGGGGGCTGGGCCTGCCTTGGGGCGGCCCGGCGGCTGGCCCGTTTGAGCTAACACCCACACGCTCCACCGCGTTGCGGGTCGCTGCCCCCCGAAGGGGCTGGGCCTGCCTTGGGGCGGCCCGGCGGCTGGCCCGTTCTAGCTAACACCCACACGCTCCACCGCGTTGCGGGTCGCTGCCCCCCGAAGGGGCTGGGCCTGCCTTGGGGCGGCCCGGCGGCTGGCCCGCTGGCCTCAGGCGCTGGGACTCTTCGGGTAAAGACCCAGCGTCTGTGCCTGCAGGCGGCTCAAACCCAGCAGGGCGTCGGTGAACGGCGTGGCCACGCCGGTGAGCTGGCCCAACTCGCGCACAGCACTCACCAATCCATCGAGCTCCAAGGCCTTGCCGGCCTCCACGTCCTGCAGCATCGAGGTTTTGAAAGCCCCCAGCTTGCGGGTCACCGCGTGCCGGTCTTCAGGTTGCTGATCGATCGGTATGCCGATGTGCTCGCCGATCGCCTTGGCTTCCAGCATCACGGCAGACACAAAGCCCCGCACCAGGTCGTCACCCAGGATGAGATCGGTCGTGGCACCGGTCAACGCGCTGATGGGGTTGACGGTCATGTTGCCCCAAAGCTTGTACCAGATGTCTTTTTGAATTTGCGGGGAAGCCGTGGCCTTGAATCCGGACTTCTGCAGCAATGCAGCCAACGCCTGCGCCCGATCGCTGACACCGCCGCCAGGCTCGCCCACGATGAGGCCATCACCAAAGTGGTGGCGCACCACACCGGGCGCGTCCAAGGAGCAGCTGGCGTGCACCACGCAGCCCAGCACATGCTTCGTGGGAATCGCCTTCGCGATTTCCCCGGAAGGGTCAACCGAGGCCAAGGCCTTGCCGGCGAGTGCGCCACCAAAGCCATCGAGGAACCACCAGGGCACACCGTTCATGGCGGTGAGCACGATCGTATCTGGCCCCACCAGGGGTGCAATTTGTGCCGCCACGGATGCCAGTGAAGGGGCCTTCACGGCGATCACGACCAGATCTTGAACACCCAATTGAGCCGCATCGTTCGACGCCCGAACCGGTACCGAAACGGTGGCCTCGCCCGAGCGAAGCTCCAGACCATCACGTTGCAAACTCGAGAGTGTTTCGCCACGCGCCAGCACGCTGAGCTCACACCCGACCTGCGCCAGATGCACGCCCATCCAGCCGCCAATGGCGCCAGCGCCCACGATCGCGACGCGATCCAGTTTCAATTCACTCATCGTTTCAAACCTTGTAACTGGCATCAATGCGGTCGACTTGCCGCACCAGTGCATTGAACACATCACGGCCTGCACCGTGTCTTGGATCGAACTGCAGGGAATCCCGCGTGCATTTCGATGCGACGTTTTCGGGCACTTCGATGGGCGCGCCCATGGCCAGGGTTGCGGACTGGATTTCGCAGGCGCGTTGCAACGTCCACAAAATCGCGAAGGCGTGTGGCACGCTGGAACCCCAACTCAACAACC encodes:
- a CDS encoding 2-dehydropantoate 2-reductase encodes the protein MSELKLDRVAIVGAGAIGGWMGVHLAQVGCELSVLARGETLSSLQRDGLELRSGEATVSVPVRASNDAAQLGVQDLVVIAVKAPSLASVAAQIAPLVGPDTIVLTAMNGVPWWFLDGFGGALAGKALASVDPSGEIAKAIPTKHVLGCVVHASCSLDAPGVVRHHFGDGLIVGEPGGGVSDRAQALAALLQKSGFKATASPQIQKDIWYKLWGNMTVNPISALTGATTDLILGDDLVRGFVSAVMLEAKAIGEHIGIPIDQQPEDRHAVTRKLGAFKTSMLQDVEAGKALELDGLVSAVRELGQLTGVATPFTDALLGLSRLQAQTLGLYPKSPSA
- a CDS encoding MarC family protein, coding for MDFKPLITLLAIVNPLAIVPFFIHYTQGFSSAQRKRTILTASFSAFVVIAICAILGLQILEFFGISLASFQVGGGLLLLTSALSMLNAQPAEAKVTQEEMDDASAARTSVAVVPLTIPLLTGPAAMSTVVIYADQAKTFFQHAALVGYGVVIALATAVCFALAKPIARFLGQTGINVMTRLMGLILAALSVEVMAAGLMKLFPALAG